GCTAGACGAATGATTGCAATCTCTGACTTTTGAAATGTAAGTTCTTCTCCATCTTCTGTTTCAATGGTTACCGTTGCATCGTCATACGATTTTAGAATTCCATAAAACTCTTTCTCATGATTAATGGCACGGTATGTTCTGATTTCCAATTCTTTTCCAACACTGCGCTTGTAGTCCTTCTCTTTCTTTAACGGCCTTCCAAGACCCGGAGAGCTGACCTCAAACGTGTAGGAACCTTCCACATAATCCTCACGGTCTAATATCTCATTCATTTCACGTGACACATCTGCACAATCATTTGATGTGATACCACCTTCTTTATCAATATAGACACGCAAATACCAGGTGCTTCCTTCTTTTACATACTCCACATCCACAAGTTCAAAATTTCTTTTCTCTAAGATTGGAGTAATCCATTTTTCTGTCGTTGCTTCATATTCTTCTCTCTTCGACATTTTTACACCTCTTTCCTATATTCAATTTTCTTTGGCTTTTCGCCTTTAAACGTGAATTGAGAGAGGACCTTTGCCCTCTCTCAATCTAATCACCGTGTTATCACATAATAGGATATCACGTCTTTGTTTAAAATGCAAGTGTTTCTGTTATTTTATCTTAAAAAAAACAAAGCGCTTCGTCCGACAGTTTATAATCTATCTCAATCCAACTCTTAATCTGGTATTTTTCCTTCTCTGATATGTTTCCTCCATATGTCTCCACTCATTATAAATGCCTTCATCATTTTCGTTAAGCATTTCGTAATATTTCTTTTTTACTTTAAATACCCTTGTCTAACCAACTCCTGTAGAATTTTTTCTTTCTTTTCATTATGTCCTAATTTTACCCATGAACTGTGTTTTACGTCAAACATCTCTATTTCCTCTAAATGTTCTCCAAAATCATTGTCTTCAACCATTTTTTCAAGGCAATATGGACATTTTGCATTTAGAACATTTTGCATGTGTAACAATTAATTTCATTTTTTCTACCCATAATCAATCTCCTAT
This genomic window from Roseburia sp. 831b contains:
- the rimP gene encoding ribosome maturation factor RimP — encoded protein: MSKREEYEATTEKWITPILEKRNFELVDVEYVKEGSTWYLRVYIDKEGGITSNDCADVSREMNEILDREDYVEGSYTFEVSSPGLGRPLKKEKDYKRSVGKELEIRTYRAINHEKEFYGILKSYDDATVTIETEDGEELTFQKSEIAIIRLAFDF